From a region of the Streptacidiphilus albus JL83 genome:
- a CDS encoding ArsR/SmtB family transcription factor, translated as MPLAEIAALLADHTRASFCLALLDGRAWTAGELARHAGVSPSTASEHLSRLVAAGLLVEERQGRHRYVRLADARTATLIEELSGHPLAGDAASPPENLRASVRRSAEARARLCYDHLAGDLGVAVADAALERGLVSDEAGLAVTGTGVDWLAGLGIDVGAMPRSRPALRSCLDWTVRRPHLAGAVGAALCRRSFELGWVQRIGTGRALRVTPDGAGALRELLGVTVTPGSAGGGAAEIR; from the coding sequence ATGCCCCTCGCCGAGATCGCCGCCCTGCTCGCCGACCACACCCGTGCCTCCTTCTGCCTGGCCCTGCTCGACGGCCGGGCCTGGACCGCGGGCGAGCTCGCCCGGCACGCCGGCGTCTCGCCGTCCACCGCGAGCGAGCACCTGTCCCGGCTGGTCGCCGCCGGTCTGCTGGTCGAGGAGCGCCAGGGCCGGCACCGCTACGTCCGCCTGGCCGACGCCCGGACGGCCACGCTGATCGAGGAGCTGTCCGGCCATCCGCTGGCCGGCGACGCCGCCTCGCCGCCGGAGAACCTGCGCGCCTCGGTCCGGCGCAGCGCCGAGGCCCGGGCCCGGCTCTGCTACGACCACCTGGCCGGCGACCTGGGCGTGGCCGTCGCCGACGCGGCGCTGGAACGCGGACTGGTCTCCGACGAGGCCGGGTTGGCGGTCACCGGGACCGGCGTCGACTGGCTCGCCGGGCTCGGCATCGACGTCGGCGCGATGCCGCGCAGCCGCCCGGCCCTCCGCAGCTGCCTGGACTGGACGGTGCGCCGACCGCACCTGGCCGGAGCGGTGGGCGCGGCGCTCTGCCGACGCTCCTTCGAGCTGGGCTGGGTCCAACGCATCGGCACCGGACGCGCGCTGCGGGTCACCCCGGACGGCGCGGGGGCCCTGCGGGAGCTGCTGGGGGTGACCGTCACGCCCGGTTCCGCGGGCGGCGGAGCGGCCGAGATCCGTTAG
- a CDS encoding S53 family peptidase, translating into MDRSTVRARTARTAAALTASAAAVAAFSGAAPFGAVAGAAPTATPSVQVVPAVAGHTLISGATSPISTTACLAKFKVRCYSPLQYRDAYNLNPLYRAGITGKGRTIVIVDSYGSPTIQHDLSVFDKAWGLPNTTVNVVKWGKVPAWNPKDTNQTGWAGETTLDVEYAHAVAPGARIVLVETAVNENEGTSGLPQMMDAETYLINHGVGDVISQSFGATENTFPGFGKKGTPSLTDLRYAFTDAARHNVTVLGAAGDEGAASDNNSGGLYKDPANSWPSSDPLVTSVGGSQLTLNNAGARTAPDTTWNDGYGAGGGGLSAVFGRPSYQNGVAKVVGNHRGTPDISMSAAVNGGAWVYSSYLPGQGWGIVGGTSEATPIFSGIVALADQKAGHRLGLINPELYAMGESRPAADGIVDITTGNNSFQGVKGYSAGHGYDLATGWGTINATLFVKALAAHSR; encoded by the coding sequence ATGGACCGCTCCACCGTTCGTGCTCGCACCGCCAGGACCGCCGCCGCCCTCACGGCCTCTGCTGCGGCCGTGGCGGCGTTCTCGGGTGCCGCACCCTTCGGTGCCGTCGCGGGCGCCGCGCCGACCGCGACGCCGTCCGTCCAGGTCGTGCCGGCCGTGGCCGGCCACACCCTGATATCCGGCGCGACCTCGCCGATCTCCACCACCGCCTGCCTGGCGAAGTTCAAGGTCCGCTGCTACTCGCCGCTGCAGTACCGGGACGCCTACAACCTCAACCCGCTGTACCGCGCCGGGATCACCGGCAAGGGCCGGACCATCGTGATCGTGGACTCCTACGGCTCGCCGACCATCCAGCACGACCTCAGTGTCTTCGACAAGGCCTGGGGCCTGCCGAACACCACCGTGAACGTGGTCAAGTGGGGGAAGGTCCCCGCCTGGAACCCGAAGGACACCAACCAGACCGGCTGGGCCGGCGAGACCACCCTGGACGTCGAGTACGCCCACGCCGTCGCCCCCGGCGCGCGGATCGTGCTGGTCGAGACCGCGGTGAACGAGAACGAGGGCACCAGCGGCCTGCCGCAGATGATGGACGCCGAGACGTACCTGATCAACCACGGTGTCGGCGACGTCATCTCGCAGAGCTTCGGCGCGACCGAGAACACCTTCCCCGGCTTCGGGAAGAAGGGCACGCCCTCGCTGACCGACCTCCGCTACGCCTTCACCGACGCCGCCCGGCACAACGTCACCGTGCTCGGTGCGGCCGGCGACGAGGGCGCCGCGAGCGACAACAACAGCGGCGGCCTCTACAAGGACCCGGCCAACTCCTGGCCGTCCTCGGACCCGCTGGTGACCTCGGTCGGCGGCTCCCAGCTGACGCTGAACAACGCCGGCGCCCGCACCGCGCCCGACACCACCTGGAACGACGGCTACGGCGCCGGCGGCGGCGGCCTGTCCGCCGTGTTCGGCCGTCCCTCGTACCAGAACGGCGTCGCCAAGGTCGTCGGCAACCACCGCGGCACCCCGGACATCAGCATGAGCGCCGCGGTCAACGGCGGCGCCTGGGTCTACTCGTCCTACCTGCCCGGCCAGGGCTGGGGGATCGTCGGCGGCACCAGTGAGGCGACGCCGATCTTCTCCGGCATCGTCGCCCTCGCCGACCAGAAGGCGGGCCACCGCCTCGGCCTGATCAACCCCGAGCTGTACGCCATGGGCGAGAGCCGGCCGGCCGCCGACGGCATCGTCGACATCACCACCGGCAACAACAGCTTCCAGGGCGTCAAGGGCTACTCGGCCGGCCACGGCTACGACCTGGCCACCGGCTGGGGCACCATCAACGCCACGCTCTTCGTGAAGGCGCTGGCGGCGCACTCGCGCTGA
- a CDS encoding maleylpyruvate isomerase family mycothiol-dependent enzyme codes for MTAPLPGPDGRAPLHEAILATAESVAALLRTGVDPAVRVPGSEWSVGEAAAHLALANRLMADLAAGLEPPYGDGTPGGLAAANAVSLAEFTERAPAPLADAITAGARDFVAASAALPPSTPTVTPMGPMELSVLDSYLLTHVLGHGWDLARALRRPHMLDRERAELCLPFLTTAMPRVVDRQAVDGLTARFTLGLRGGPRFTAAFERGVLSVTPGSSPRPDCTIVTEPVTFLLIALGRCNPWSAIARGRITAWGRRPLLAPAFPAFFRAP; via the coding sequence ATGACTGCTCCCCTGCCCGGACCCGACGGGCGCGCACCGCTGCACGAGGCGATACTGGCGACCGCCGAGTCCGTCGCCGCGCTGCTGCGCACCGGCGTCGACCCGGCGGTCCGGGTCCCCGGATCGGAGTGGAGCGTCGGCGAGGCAGCGGCCCATCTCGCGCTCGCCAACCGGCTGATGGCGGACCTCGCGGCCGGCCTGGAGCCCCCGTACGGCGACGGCACGCCGGGCGGACTGGCCGCCGCCAACGCGGTGTCGCTGGCCGAGTTCACCGAGCGGGCCCCCGCCCCGCTGGCCGACGCGATCACCGCCGGCGCCCGTGACTTCGTCGCCGCCTCCGCGGCGCTGCCGCCGTCCACCCCGACCGTGACGCCGATGGGCCCGATGGAGCTGTCGGTCCTGGACTCCTATCTGCTGACCCATGTCCTCGGCCACGGCTGGGACCTCGCCCGGGCACTGCGCCGGCCGCACATGCTCGACCGCGAGCGGGCCGAGCTGTGCCTGCCCTTCCTCACCACGGCGATGCCCCGGGTGGTCGACCGGCAGGCCGTGGACGGCCTCACCGCCCGCTTCACCCTGGGCCTGCGCGGCGGGCCGCGCTTCACCGCCGCCTTCGAGCGGGGCGTCCTCAGCGTGACCCCCGGCAGCTCGCCCCGGCCGGACTGCACCATCGTCACCGAGCCGGTCACCTTCCTGCTGATCGCCCTGGGCCGGTGCAACCCGTGGAGCGCCATCGCCCGCGGCAGGATCACGGCCTGGGGGCGGCGGCCGCTGCTGGCGCCGGCCTTCCCCGCCTTCTTCCGCGCCCCCTGA
- a CDS encoding serine/threonine-protein kinase, whose translation MQDGDPEHIGPYRVIGLLGAGGMGRVYLGHRDDGVTAAVKVINEELAQDAAFRERFRREVLATKAVTGRHVAAVIDYDVESEQPWLATEYVPAPSLHTVIVKRGPLDAASVRSTGAHLAEALAAIHAAGLVHRDVKPGNILLSGEGPRLIDFGIARGTAVTTLTQTGAVLGTPQYMAPEQLRGRSRVGPAADVFALGLVLAFAVTGEHPFGQDDSYGIGFRIVYEEPQLDLVPDDLARIIRHCLAKQPEDRPTPEELAAALREEAGSCLGPVPATRPEPLPEGGAAAEEEQKRDEEDKAPSDAGAVVAVVTDPADPVAPLAPAAPANPPGPAAPAGGDVPAAGGETRDGTTVRPRLLPAGHEGGHEPERGPRRRILAASAAAGAVALVVLLAVTLDDGGNHAAAQSPGSQGTPRSSASTGSTPTATGGTTSGSSGSPAPSRPSASSGGSPGRSAGATPPGGTTGGSNPGSSAGTNGGTNSGTNGGANSGTNGGANNGSAGGTAGSSGGSSNGSTSGGAPGSSTPTHGSAPTHSAPTTPAAGRPPGNMTGFNALYNESCFGACSMPLTVSWSAESGATGYDIHYTDSNGNVNTVYSTGGTSYVIDGPYSGDNICVSVRAANAYGASAWTPSYCGTTPY comes from the coding sequence GTGCAGGACGGGGACCCGGAACACATCGGTCCCTACCGGGTGATCGGGCTGCTCGGAGCGGGCGGCATGGGCCGGGTCTACCTGGGGCACCGGGACGACGGCGTCACCGCGGCCGTGAAGGTCATCAACGAGGAGCTGGCCCAGGACGCGGCCTTCCGTGAGCGATTCCGGCGGGAGGTCCTCGCCACGAAGGCGGTGACCGGGCGTCATGTCGCGGCCGTCATCGACTACGACGTCGAGTCCGAACAGCCGTGGCTCGCCACCGAGTACGTGCCGGCCCCGTCGCTGCACACGGTGATCGTCAAGCGCGGGCCGCTGGACGCCGCGTCGGTCAGGAGCACCGGGGCCCACCTGGCCGAGGCCCTGGCGGCGATCCACGCCGCCGGCCTGGTGCACCGGGACGTCAAGCCGGGGAACATCCTGCTGTCGGGCGAGGGTCCCAGGCTGATCGACTTCGGCATCGCCCGGGGCACGGCGGTCACCACCCTGACCCAGACCGGCGCGGTGCTGGGCACGCCCCAGTACATGGCACCGGAGCAACTGCGCGGCAGGTCCCGGGTGGGACCTGCCGCGGACGTCTTCGCCCTGGGCCTGGTGCTGGCCTTCGCGGTCACCGGCGAGCACCCCTTCGGTCAGGACGACTCCTACGGGATCGGCTTCCGGATCGTCTACGAGGAGCCCCAACTCGACCTCGTCCCGGACGACCTGGCCCGGATCATCAGGCACTGTCTGGCCAAGCAGCCCGAGGACCGGCCGACGCCGGAGGAGCTGGCCGCAGCGCTCCGCGAGGAGGCCGGCTCGTGCCTGGGCCCGGTCCCGGCGACGCGCCCGGAGCCCCTGCCGGAGGGCGGCGCAGCTGCCGAGGAGGAGCAGAAGAGGGACGAGGAGGACAAGGCGCCTTCGGACGCCGGCGCGGTGGTGGCCGTGGTCACGGACCCGGCGGACCCGGTGGCCCCGCTCGCCCCGGCGGCGCCGGCGAACCCGCCGGGCCCGGCGGCGCCGGCCGGGGGTGACGTTCCGGCGGCCGGGGGCGAGACCCGGGACGGGACCACCGTCCGGCCGAGGCTCCTGCCCGCAGGCCACGAAGGCGGGCACGAGCCCGAACGCGGGCCCCGGCGCCGAATACTGGCAGCCTCCGCCGCAGCCGGAGCGGTGGCCCTCGTCGTGCTGCTCGCGGTCACCCTCGACGACGGCGGGAACCACGCCGCCGCCCAGAGCCCGGGCAGCCAGGGGACGCCCCGGTCGAGTGCCTCCACCGGCAGCACCCCGACCGCTACCGGCGGCACCACGAGCGGGAGTTCCGGCAGCCCCGCTCCGAGCCGTCCGTCGGCGTCGTCCGGCGGCTCCCCGGGCAGATCGGCCGGGGCGACGCCGCCGGGGGGCACGACCGGAGGATCGAACCCGGGGTCGTCGGCGGGTACGAACGGCGGAACGAACAGCGGTACGAACGGCGGAGCGAACAGCGGTACGAACGGCGGAGCGAACAACGGGTCCGCCGGCGGAACCGCCGGGTCCTCCGGCGGGTCGTCGAACGGCTCGACCAGCGGCGGCGCGCCGGGCTCGTCCACGCCGACGCACGGCAGCGCGCCGACGCACAGCGCACCGACCACCCCCGCGGCCGGACGGCCGCCGGGGAACATGACCGGCTTCAACGCCCTGTACAACGAGTCCTGCTTCGGCGCCTGCAGCATGCCGCTCACCGTGTCCTGGTCGGCGGAGTCCGGCGCGACCGGCTACGACATCCACTACACCGACAGCAACGGCAATGTGAACACCGTCTACTCCACCGGCGGGACCAGCTACGTCATCGACGGACCGTACTCCGGTGACAACATCTGCGTCTCCGTCCGCGCGGCCAACGCCTACGGCGCCTCCGCCTGGACGCCCTCCTACTGCGGGACGACGCCGTACTGA
- a CDS encoding LysR family transcriptional regulator, protein MELDLGQARAFVAICEHRHFGRAAEELMVSQQALSKRLARLEEALGAALVLRDGRTVEPTDAGRRFLEPAIAAIAAAEVAVRAVRQGGQPLRLDAWGHLFAPMRTVGRALEHFTGPAPEVGAARDLPTAIAALVRGEADLGFGRVHALGPDWDAALTHRLVRLEPMDAVLGLDHPLAGRDALRPDQLADGTLVSPAAIDRLEFLQRFAERFGPAVDGGANLGPEHLMARVAALPGGFTLFPADAPLPEGARVRAVPLVQPTPLYAWSLLWRSADRHPDRSALVAAFTESGRADRWLEYRPGADWLPAADAREAVGAGVA, encoded by the coding sequence ATGGAACTGGATCTCGGGCAGGCCCGCGCATTCGTCGCGATCTGCGAGCACCGCCATTTCGGGCGGGCCGCCGAGGAGCTGATGGTCAGCCAGCAGGCGCTGTCGAAGCGACTGGCCAGGCTGGAGGAGGCACTCGGCGCCGCCCTGGTGCTCCGGGACGGCCGGACCGTCGAACCCACCGACGCGGGCCGCCGGTTCCTCGAACCCGCCATCGCCGCCATCGCCGCCGCGGAGGTCGCGGTACGCGCGGTGCGCCAGGGCGGACAGCCGCTGCGACTGGACGCCTGGGGGCACCTGTTCGCGCCGATGCGGACCGTCGGCCGGGCCCTCGAACACTTCACCGGGCCCGCCCCCGAGGTCGGCGCCGCCCGCGACCTGCCGACCGCGATCGCGGCGCTGGTGCGCGGGGAGGCCGACCTCGGGTTCGGCCGGGTCCACGCCCTCGGCCCGGACTGGGACGCGGCGCTGACGCACCGGCTGGTCCGGCTCGAACCGATGGACGCCGTGCTCGGGTTGGACCATCCGCTGGCGGGCCGCGACGCCCTGCGTCCGGACCAGCTGGCCGACGGCACCCTGGTGTCGCCGGCCGCGATCGACCGGCTGGAGTTCCTCCAGCGCTTCGCCGAGCGCTTCGGTCCGGCGGTGGACGGCGGGGCCAACCTGGGGCCGGAGCACCTGATGGCCCGGGTCGCCGCACTGCCCGGCGGCTTCACCCTCTTCCCGGCCGACGCACCGCTGCCCGAGGGCGCCCGGGTCCGGGCCGTGCCGCTGGTGCAGCCCACTCCGCTGTACGCCTGGTCGCTGCTGTGGCGGTCGGCCGACCGGCACCCCGACCGGTCCGCGCTGGTCGCGGCCTTCACCGAATCCGGCCGCGCCGACCGGTGGTTGGAGTACCGGCCCGGAGCGGACTGGCTCCCGGCGGCGGACGCCCGTGAGGCGGTCGGCGCCGGGGTGGCGTAG
- a CDS encoding zinc-binding dehydrogenase produces MKVLLPTGGPAANVVAGQAPEPVPRPDEVLLKVEAFSVNRGETFLLEDPQPGWRPGKDVAGLVVQAAADGTGPAVGSRVVGHPPQDGWAEYVAVPVGSLTELPDSVSTLEAAALPLAGLTALRLLRTAGDVTGRRILITGASGGVGHYFTELAAGAGAVVTAVSRDAQRGGRLAELGAAEVVHDVAEAVGPFDIVLESTGGKAFAQAVARLAPRGTLVWFGQASREPVTVDFFDLLAGARSATIRHFAYVDSDTPYGEDLATLVRLTAAGRLHPELGLVADWSATAEAITALRERRVRGNIVLTLS; encoded by the coding sequence ATGAAGGTACTGCTGCCCACCGGTGGGCCTGCGGCGAACGTGGTGGCCGGGCAGGCGCCCGAGCCGGTCCCGCGCCCCGACGAGGTGCTGCTGAAGGTCGAGGCCTTCTCGGTGAACCGGGGCGAGACCTTCCTGCTGGAGGACCCGCAGCCGGGCTGGCGGCCCGGCAAGGACGTGGCCGGGCTGGTCGTCCAGGCGGCCGCGGACGGCACCGGACCGGCGGTGGGCAGCCGGGTGGTGGGGCATCCGCCGCAGGACGGCTGGGCCGAGTACGTCGCCGTCCCGGTCGGCTCGCTGACCGAACTGCCCGACTCGGTCTCCACGCTGGAGGCGGCCGCGCTGCCGTTGGCCGGACTCACCGCGCTGCGGCTGCTGCGCACCGCCGGGGATGTGACCGGGCGGCGGATCCTGATCACCGGGGCCTCCGGCGGGGTCGGCCACTACTTCACCGAACTCGCCGCGGGTGCGGGCGCGGTGGTGACCGCCGTCAGCCGGGACGCGCAGCGCGGCGGACGGCTGGCCGAGCTCGGCGCGGCCGAGGTCGTCCACGACGTGGCCGAGGCCGTCGGCCCGTTCGACATCGTGCTGGAGTCCACCGGTGGCAAGGCCTTCGCCCAGGCGGTGGCCCGGCTGGCGCCGCGCGGCACCCTGGTCTGGTTCGGCCAGGCCAGCCGCGAGCCGGTCACGGTCGACTTCTTCGACCTGCTCGCCGGGGCCCGGTCGGCCACCATCCGGCACTTCGCCTACGTCGACTCCGACACCCCCTACGGCGAGGACCTCGCCACCCTGGTCCGGCTGACCGCCGCCGGACGGCTGCACCCGGAGCTCGGCCTGGTGGCGGACTGGTCGGCCACCGCCGAGGCCATCACCGCCCTGCGCGAGCGCCGGGTGCGCGGCAACATCGTCCTCACCCTGTCCTGA
- a CDS encoding nuclear transport factor 2 family protein: MSTDSNATDPKTVVIRYVEAVRDGDLALIRESFAEDASWTYLGDVPVLGRVWRGRDTIVDEFLGGAGALFAPGTGAEVALVNAFAEGEQVLAEWTSKATARNGTAYDNRCAGIFAVRDGRIVSVREYADTLHVVRSLFPDEA, translated from the coding sequence ATGAGCACCGACAGCAACGCCACCGACCCGAAGACCGTCGTCATCCGCTACGTCGAGGCCGTCCGCGACGGCGACCTCGCCCTCATCCGCGAGAGCTTCGCCGAGGACGCCAGCTGGACCTACCTCGGCGACGTCCCGGTCCTCGGCCGGGTCTGGCGGGGCCGGGACACCATCGTCGACGAGTTCCTCGGCGGTGCCGGGGCGCTGTTCGCCCCGGGCACGGGGGCCGAGGTGGCGCTGGTCAACGCGTTCGCAGAGGGGGAGCAGGTGCTGGCCGAGTGGACGTCCAAGGCGACCGCGCGCAACGGCACGGCCTACGACAACCGCTGCGCCGGGATCTTCGCCGTCCGGGACGGCCGGATCGTCTCGGTCCGCGAGTACGCGGACACCCTCCACGTCGTCCGCAGCCTCTTCCCGGACGAGGCCTGA
- a CDS encoding Lrp/AsnC ligand binding domain-containing protein, producing the protein MADALAGHAEVAYAAATTGPGNLAAMVVRRDADALYEYLARRLGGRQGVLSAEATPVTRHIKRSGALLGPVRSV; encoded by the coding sequence GTGGCCGACGCGCTGGCGGGGCATGCCGAGGTCGCGTACGCGGCGGCGACCACCGGGCCCGGCAACCTCGCGGCCATGGTGGTGCGCCGGGACGCCGACGCGCTGTACGAGTACCTCGCCCGCCGACTGGGCGGGCGCCAGGGGGTGTTGAGCGCCGAGGCGACCCCGGTCACCCGCCACATCAAGCGGTCCGGCGCTCTGCTCGGCCCGGTCCGTAGCGTCTGA
- a CDS encoding RICIN domain-containing protein translates to MTRPALARTAVLAAAALIGALGMTGTPAFAGAPATAASTTSSVSAASARTPAIVALGDSAISGEGAGTDTDDAYVPGTDGPTNFCHRSTESEIFDTGLSGTTGVDLACSGAQTGDLVSDPTLAKITGAGSGDFGEPKQDVELAQTAATYQVKMVVVTIGANDDFDFSGIMESCLGQYFPIPQSEGCRDTIGSAAITARAQAVIPKIEAALTDVRETMRNAGYADGSYQLVMQSYFTPITPDIRTNTYAGKVADGCPAYPEDLAWGHNWVVPQLDDALRTAAEAVPGVRFLDQRRVSYGHEVCAEMTTSPYEYTNGDVIDVSELTRNGCDYSIGILGLCEDEIRQSFHLRVAGYKGEGACLGEFFDAPSQQEAYCTLDQGDGTTIEPLTVGQPFDDAPQDGAWFQLTNHATGQVLDFSGGGTYGDSTNGRPAITYPADGGLNQSFVFEAKSDGSYELDFSGNRDMCLDATGASTAAGTPLEQWGCNGNGNQHWMLESAGNGLYKVADSQNTDMVATLGTSGLTDSSGNPVTVLQPDTGASGQLWQLTLLGIVYLG, encoded by the coding sequence GTGACCAGACCAGCACTTGCCAGGACCGCCGTGCTAGCGGCGGCCGCACTGATCGGCGCCCTCGGGATGACCGGTACACCCGCCTTCGCCGGGGCTCCGGCGACCGCCGCCTCGACCACGTCGAGTGTGTCGGCCGCCTCGGCCCGCACCCCCGCCATCGTCGCCCTCGGCGACAGTGCGATCTCCGGCGAGGGGGCGGGCACGGACACCGACGACGCCTATGTCCCCGGGACCGACGGTCCGACCAACTTCTGCCACCGCAGCACCGAGTCGGAGATCTTCGACACCGGGCTGTCCGGCACCACCGGAGTCGACCTCGCCTGTTCCGGCGCGCAGACCGGCGACCTGGTGAGCGATCCCACGCTCGCCAAGATCACCGGCGCGGGCAGCGGCGACTTCGGAGAGCCCAAGCAGGACGTCGAGTTGGCGCAGACCGCGGCGACGTACCAGGTGAAGATGGTGGTCGTCACCATCGGCGCCAACGACGACTTCGACTTCAGCGGGATCATGGAGAGCTGCCTCGGGCAGTACTTCCCGATTCCGCAGTCGGAGGGCTGCCGCGACACCATCGGCAGCGCCGCCATCACCGCCCGCGCCCAGGCGGTCATCCCCAAGATCGAGGCAGCGCTCACCGACGTCCGCGAGACCATGCGCAACGCCGGGTACGCCGACGGCTCGTACCAGCTGGTGATGCAGTCCTACTTCACCCCGATCACCCCCGACATCCGGACCAACACCTATGCGGGCAAGGTCGCCGACGGCTGCCCGGCCTACCCGGAGGACCTGGCCTGGGGCCACAACTGGGTGGTCCCGCAGCTCGACGACGCGCTCCGGACGGCGGCCGAGGCGGTGCCCGGCGTGCGCTTCCTCGACCAGCGCCGGGTCAGCTACGGTCACGAGGTCTGCGCCGAGATGACCACGTCGCCCTACGAGTACACCAACGGTGACGTGATCGACGTCAGCGAGCTCACCCGCAACGGCTGCGACTACTCCATCGGCATCCTCGGCCTGTGCGAGGACGAGATCCGGCAGTCCTTCCACCTGCGCGTCGCCGGCTACAAGGGCGAGGGCGCCTGCCTCGGGGAGTTCTTCGACGCCCCCTCCCAGCAGGAGGCCTACTGCACCCTGGACCAGGGCGACGGCACCACCATCGAGCCGCTGACGGTCGGTCAGCCCTTCGACGACGCGCCCCAGGACGGCGCCTGGTTCCAGCTCACCAACCACGCCACCGGCCAGGTCCTGGACTTCTCCGGCGGCGGCACCTACGGCGACAGCACCAACGGCCGCCCGGCGATCACCTATCCGGCGGACGGCGGACTCAACCAGTCCTTCGTCTTCGAGGCCAAGTCCGACGGCAGCTACGAGCTCGACTTCAGCGGTAACCGCGACATGTGCCTGGACGCCACCGGCGCCTCCACCGCCGCCGGCACCCCGCTGGAGCAGTGGGGTTGCAACGGCAACGGCAACCAGCACTGGATGCTGGAGTCCGCGGGCAACGGCCTGTACAAGGTGGCCGACTCGCAGAACACCGACATGGTGGCCACCCTCGGCACCTCCGGCCTGACCGACTCCTCCGGGAACCCGGTCACCGTCCTCCAGCCCGACACCGGCGCGTCCGGCCAGCTGTGGCAGCTGACCCTGCTCGGGATCGTCTACCTCGGCTGA
- a CDS encoding response regulator — MTIRVVVVDDQAMVRSGFAALLSAQSDIDVVGDAADGLQGVAVSRRTHPDVVLMDVRMPELNGLEAARQLLDPPPGVVHRPKVLMLTTFDLDDYVYEALRIGASGFLLKDAPITDLIQAVRVVAAGDALLAPSVTRRLIADFARQRPVRRRDPALRLNGLTPRETEVLELIARGLSNTEIADALVVAEQTVKTHVGRVLAKLALRDRAQAVVFAYESGLVTPGDR, encoded by the coding sequence ATGACGATCCGGGTGGTCGTCGTCGACGACCAGGCCATGGTCCGCTCCGGCTTCGCCGCGCTGCTCTCCGCGCAGAGCGACATCGACGTGGTGGGCGACGCCGCCGACGGCCTCCAGGGCGTCGCGGTCAGCCGCCGCACCCATCCGGACGTGGTGCTGATGGACGTGCGGATGCCGGAGCTGAACGGCCTGGAGGCAGCCCGGCAGCTGCTGGACCCGCCGCCCGGCGTCGTCCACCGCCCCAAGGTGCTGATGCTGACCACCTTCGACCTGGACGACTACGTCTACGAGGCGCTGCGCATCGGCGCCAGCGGCTTCCTGCTCAAGGACGCCCCGATCACCGACCTGATCCAGGCGGTCCGGGTGGTGGCCGCCGGTGACGCGCTGCTGGCCCCCTCGGTCACCCGTCGGCTGATCGCGGACTTCGCCCGGCAGCGGCCGGTCCGGCGCCGCGATCCGGCGCTGCGCCTGAACGGGCTGACCCCGCGCGAGACCGAGGTGCTGGAGCTCATCGCGCGGGGCCTGTCCAACACCGAGATCGCCGACGCCCTCGTCGTCGCCGAGCAGACCGTGAAGACCCACGTCGGCCGGGTGCTGGCCAAGCTCGCCCTGCGCGACCGGGCCCAGGCGGTCGTCTTCGCCTACGAGTCGGGCCTGGTCACCCCGGGCGACCGCTGA